Proteins from a genomic interval of Piscinibacter sp. HJYY11:
- a CDS encoding response regulator codes for MKAAAGIATAAASQYNRAMSREAQLRTHHAGQRVLLAEDHPINRKLALALLRAVGLVVDTADDGTQAVALATAQPYALVLMDMQMPVQDGLAAARTLRERLGPRLPIIAMTAHGFAEDREACLQAGMDDHLVKPVDPQQLYAMLLRWLPPA; via the coding sequence GTGAAGGCGGCAGCCGGCATTGCCACCGCGGCGGCGAGTCAGTACAACCGCGCCATGTCGCGCGAGGCGCAACTCCGCACACACCACGCTGGCCAGCGCGTGCTGCTGGCCGAAGACCACCCGATCAACCGCAAGCTCGCGCTGGCGTTGCTGCGCGCCGTCGGTCTGGTGGTCGACACCGCCGATGACGGCACCCAGGCGGTGGCGCTGGCCACCGCGCAGCCCTATGCGCTGGTGCTGATGGACATGCAGATGCCGGTGCAGGACGGGCTGGCCGCCGCGCGCACCCTGCGCGAGCGGCTCGGCCCACGGCTGCCCATCATCGCCATGACCGCCCATGGCTTCGCCGAAGACCGCGAGGCCTGCCTGCAGGCCGGCATGGACGACCACCTGGTCAAGCCGGTCGACCCGCAGCAGCTCTACGCGATGCTGCTGCGCTGGCTGCCGCCGGCCTAG
- a CDS encoding Hpt domain-containing protein, with amino-acid sequence MPIGPASELPQVSGLDLSRGLRFFAGQAEVYRESLLDFVRFYGPGLASVEACLARPSAEALVLARADVHAMGGAAAALGAEAVERQVRKFEVSLRQAGRGDPVQQLAALQRELALLVEGLRAQLGPAGGA; translated from the coding sequence ATGCCGATCGGCCCCGCATCCGAGCTGCCGCAGGTGAGCGGCCTTGACCTGTCGCGAGGCCTGCGGTTCTTTGCCGGCCAGGCAGAGGTGTACCGCGAGTCGCTGCTCGACTTCGTCCGCTTCTATGGCCCGGGCCTGGCCAGCGTCGAGGCCTGTCTTGCCCGGCCGTCGGCCGAGGCCCTGGTGCTGGCCCGCGCCGACGTGCACGCGATGGGCGGCGCCGCGGCCGCGCTGGGCGCCGAGGCGGTCGAGCGCCAGGTGCGGAAGTTCGAGGTGTCGTTGCGCCAGGCCGGCAGGGGCGACCCGGTGCAGCAGCTGGCGGCACTGCAGCGCGAGCTGGCCCTGCTGGTCGAGGGCCTGCGGGCCCAGCTGGGCCCGGCGGGAGGGGCCTGA
- a CDS encoding response regulator transcription factor, which translates to MRFLIVDDHPILRLGVRHLLHSAWPEAEIVEAETLEQAVERLTAAPPQLVVLDLSLGDATGTEAPARLLRMGSGVPILVLSLNAEPSFAARLLQMGVSGYLPKSRAADELVTAARRVLGGHRYVTAEMADHLLGLLSGDTPGALPHERLSAQEYRVMTMIAAGRSPAEIAEAMHLSTKTVSSYRARIFVKAGWSNNTELTKYCVQHGLTDPL; encoded by the coding sequence ATGCGGTTTCTCATCGTCGACGACCACCCCATCCTGCGGCTCGGCGTGCGGCACCTGCTGCATTCGGCCTGGCCGGAGGCCGAGATCGTCGAGGCCGAGACGCTGGAGCAGGCGGTCGAGCGGCTGACGGCGGCACCGCCGCAACTCGTGGTGCTCGATCTTTCGCTTGGCGACGCCACCGGCACCGAAGCGCCGGCGCGCCTGCTCCGCATGGGGAGCGGGGTGCCCATCCTGGTGCTGAGCCTGAACGCCGAGCCGTCGTTCGCGGCGCGGCTGCTGCAGATGGGCGTCTCGGGTTACCTGCCCAAGAGCCGCGCGGCCGATGAACTCGTCACCGCGGCGCGGCGGGTGCTCGGCGGGCACCGCTATGTCACCGCCGAGATGGCCGACCACCTGCTGGGCCTTCTCAGCGGCGATACCCCGGGCGCCCTGCCGCACGAGCGGCTGTCGGCCCAGGAGTACCGGGTGATGACGATGATCGCCGCCGGCCGCTCGCCGGCCGAGATCGCCGAGGCCATGCACCTGTCGACCAAGACCGTCAGCAGCTACCGGGCGCGCATCTTCGTCAAGGCCGGCTGGTCGAACAACACCGAGCTCACCAAGTACTGCGTGCAGCACGGGCTCACCGACCCGCTCTGA
- a CDS encoding molecular chaperone, with translation MLFIRLLALSLTAAVLPAWADVGLPVSATPGSMYIQSGNSSTSVLIVNRSGQDMLLHAEAIAWRREGGADRDAPTKDLAIDLPVFALAPGGQQTVRITLRGPAASDQEMAYRMVLRELPATNAGPATARRASAAARAAMTLRVPVYVSPALVRRQQQWQAHIDDDGQLVAKVANLGNVHYKVGGLRVLGDTQPPIVISHPSQSVLFPGEARTFRLLPPTVPTHKPISLEVRTEFGVQYVALDLSVR, from the coding sequence ATGCTCTTCATCCGGCTGCTCGCCCTCTCGCTCACCGCTGCCGTGCTGCCCGCCTGGGCCGACGTCGGCCTGCCGGTCAGCGCGACGCCGGGCTCGATGTACATCCAGAGCGGCAACAGCAGCACCAGCGTGCTGATCGTCAACCGCAGCGGGCAGGACATGCTGCTGCACGCCGAGGCCATCGCCTGGCGGCGCGAGGGCGGCGCGGACCGCGATGCGCCGACCAAGGACCTCGCCATCGACCTGCCGGTGTTCGCCCTTGCGCCGGGTGGCCAGCAGACGGTGCGCATCACCTTGCGCGGCCCGGCGGCATCGGACCAGGAGATGGCGTACCGCATGGTGCTGCGCGAGCTGCCCGCCACCAACGCAGGCCCTGCGACGGCACGGCGCGCCAGCGCTGCGGCGCGGGCCGCGATGACGCTGCGCGTGCCGGTCTACGTGTCGCCCGCCCTGGTGCGGCGCCAGCAGCAGTGGCAGGCCCACATCGACGACGATGGCCAGCTCGTGGCGAAGGTGGCCAACCTGGGCAACGTGCACTACAAGGTGGGGGGCCTGCGCGTGCTGGGCGACACGCAGCCGCCGATCGTCATCTCTCACCCGTCGCAGTCGGTGCTGTTTCCCGGCGAGGCACGCACCTTCCGGCTGCTTCCGCCAACGGTGCCCACCCACAAGCCCATCTCGCTCGAGGTGCGCACCGAGTTCGGTGTGCAGTACGTCGCGCTCGACCTGTCGGTGCGCTGA
- a CDS encoding M48 family metalloprotease, with protein sequence MRFRDQQDDARRATQRLLALFALLLLGLVLAVNGLLLGVWWAIGWLLSWDLALPPLFIETNTTVVLLFVLGGAWVEIGRLREGGGAHVARWAGGRALTDARQLSERRLLNIVDEMAIASGLPKPAVYLLDREDAINAFAAGWSPDDAIVAVTQGALDRLTRDELQGLVAHEFGHIHQNDLRLNMQLLALVWGLSLVHGYGHKLLEADDAGRRSAFGLLVGPVFVAAGLLGWLAGQLLQAAVSRQRELLADACAVQFTRSRDGLGGVLRKVWHQAQHYQDQLARVPARLLAAMLLQAPADWLATHPPLPERLRRLYGRAVDPLPAPRLDPGMQDPEPARISAPPQPAGALAAAGPIAAAAPIAYAAPMTSPDEPEPAAAPPEPRAYSAQDERDAIDRLSRLNGPGELRAAVLALLATPGSRRERRAWQDETAGLSTAREVRDDVKKLGPATRLPWLELLLARVAKAPLPDRQHLMAAARRVMAADGQIRPIDRLHWLLMRQRLGEETPVPTSAGSFPDIAETSLHTRREIARLTAFLARLVPDGEAWYQSVMLPWLQGVALPPCEAPDADGLVHALQEVQTLPWMLKPVLVRHWTETALRHKPPGPLADEACDALRLAAVLLDSPLPPELARHYVEPAA encoded by the coding sequence ATGCGCTTTCGCGATCAGCAGGACGACGCCCGCCGTGCCACGCAGCGGCTGCTGGCGCTCTTCGCGCTGCTGCTGCTCGGCCTGGTGCTTGCCGTCAACGGGCTGCTGCTGGGCGTGTGGTGGGCCATCGGCTGGCTGCTCTCGTGGGACCTCGCCCTGCCGCCGCTCTTCATCGAGACCAACACCACCGTCGTGCTGCTCTTCGTGCTGGGCGGCGCCTGGGTCGAGATCGGCCGCCTGCGCGAAGGCGGCGGCGCGCACGTGGCGCGATGGGCCGGGGGCCGTGCGCTCACCGACGCGCGCCAGCTGAGCGAGCGCCGCCTGCTCAACATCGTGGACGAGATGGCGATCGCCAGCGGCCTGCCCAAGCCCGCCGTCTACCTGCTCGACCGAGAAGACGCGATCAACGCCTTCGCCGCCGGCTGGTCGCCCGACGATGCGATCGTGGCCGTGACGCAGGGCGCGCTCGACCGGCTCACGCGCGACGAGCTGCAGGGCCTGGTCGCCCACGAGTTCGGCCACATCCACCAGAACGACCTGCGGCTCAACATGCAGCTGCTCGCGCTGGTGTGGGGCCTGTCGCTGGTGCACGGCTATGGCCACAAGCTGCTGGAGGCCGACGACGCGGGCCGGCGCTCGGCCTTCGGCCTGCTGGTGGGCCCGGTGTTCGTCGCCGCGGGCCTGCTGGGCTGGCTCGCGGGGCAGCTGCTGCAGGCGGCGGTGTCGCGCCAGCGCGAGCTGCTGGCCGATGCCTGCGCGGTGCAGTTCACCCGCAGCCGCGACGGGCTCGGCGGTGTGCTGCGCAAGGTGTGGCACCAGGCGCAGCACTACCAGGACCAGCTCGCGCGCGTGCCCGCCCGGCTGCTGGCCGCGATGCTGCTGCAGGCGCCGGCCGACTGGCTGGCCACGCACCCGCCCTTGCCGGAGCGCCTGCGCCGGCTCTACGGCCGCGCGGTCGACCCGCTGCCCGCACCCCGGCTCGACCCGGGCATGCAGGACCCCGAACCCGCTCGCATCAGCGCCCCGCCCCAGCCCGCCGGTGCACTGGCCGCCGCCGGGCCGATCGCCGCCGCGGCACCCATCGCCTATGCTGCTCCCATGACCTCGCCCGACGAACCCGAGCCCGCCGCCGCCCCCCCCGAGCCACGCGCCTACAGCGCGCAGGACGAACGGGACGCGATCGACCGGCTCTCGCGCCTCAACGGCCCCGGCGAGCTGCGCGCCGCCGTCCTCGCGCTGCTGGCCACGCCGGGCAGCCGCCGCGAGCGCCGCGCCTGGCAGGACGAGACCGCCGGACTCAGCACCGCACGTGAAGTGCGCGACGACGTGAAGAAGCTCGGCCCGGCCACCCGGCTGCCCTGGCTCGAGCTGCTGCTGGCGCGTGTGGCCAAGGCGCCGCTGCCGGATCGCCAGCACCTGATGGCCGCCGCGCGCCGCGTGATGGCCGCCGACGGCCAGATCCGCCCCATCGACCGCCTGCACTGGCTGCTGATGCGCCAGCGCCTGGGCGAAGAAACGCCCGTGCCGACCTCTGCCGGCAGCTTCCCCGACATCGCCGAGACCTCGTTGCACACGCGGCGCGAGATCGCCCGGCTCACCGCCTTCCTGGCGCGCCTGGTGCCCGATGGCGAAGCCTGGTACCAGAGCGTGATGCTGCCGTGGCTGCAGGGCGTTGCCCTGCCCCCCTGCGAAGCGCCCGATGCCGATGGCCTGGTGCATGCGCTGCAGGAAGTGCAGACGCTGCCGTGGATGCTGAAGCCGGTGCTGGTGCGCCACTGGACCGAGACGGCGCTGCGCCACAAGCCGCCCGGCCCACTGGCCGACGAGGCCTGCGACGCTCTGCGCCTGGCCGCGGTGCTGCTCGACTCGCCGCTGCCGCCGGAGCTCGCGCGGCACTACGTCGAGCCGGCCGCCTGA
- a CDS encoding LemA family protein → MTTVQYVSIFVLAVLVFWGVGAYNRLVRLRNVIANSFAQIDVQLKRRYDLIPNLVEVARKYAAHERETLEAVTAARNQAKSAADVARSHPAAAGAVTSLAVAEQVLTGAMGRLMAVVEAYPELKADQSLRELAEELTSTENKISFARQLFNDATLDYNNAAQQFPTNLMASMFGFREAAMMQATTSEAERAPVRVQL, encoded by the coding sequence ATGACAACCGTGCAGTACGTGAGCATCTTCGTTCTTGCCGTGCTGGTCTTCTGGGGTGTCGGTGCCTACAACCGGCTCGTGCGCCTGCGCAACGTCATCGCCAATTCGTTCGCGCAGATCGACGTGCAGCTCAAGCGCCGCTACGACCTGATCCCCAACCTGGTGGAAGTGGCGCGCAAGTACGCCGCCCACGAGCGCGAGACGCTCGAGGCCGTGACGGCCGCGCGCAACCAGGCCAAGTCGGCCGCCGACGTGGCGCGCAGCCACCCGGCCGCCGCCGGTGCGGTGACGAGCCTCGCCGTCGCCGAGCAGGTGCTCACGGGCGCGATGGGCCGGCTGATGGCGGTGGTGGAGGCCTACCCCGAGCTCAAGGCCGACCAGAGCCTGCGCGAGCTGGCCGAAGAACTCACCAGCACCGAAAACAAGATCAGCTTCGCGCGCCAGCTCTTCAACGATGCCACGCTCGACTACAACAACGCGGCGCAGCAGTTCCCCACCAACCTGATGGCCAGCATGTTCGGCTTCCGCGAAGCGGCCATGATGCAGGCCACCACCAGCGAGGCCGAGCGCGCGCCGGTGCGGGTGCAGCTCTGA
- a CDS encoding helix-turn-helix transcriptional regulator has product MSAPEPRFARIAAMIGDPTRARMLSALMGGSFIAAGELARAAGVTAQTASSHIAKLLESELVVARTQGRHRYFRLADADIAHALEALSLVAERSAAADKWERGAYKPLKAARTCYGHLAGELGVQLFEGLLACGTLLPADGQFALSERGREEMAELGVEVPAAGRRFAYACLDWSERRDHLAGSFAVALLDHALAQGWVRRAGDSRAISLTPSGAKAWSRWLGQRRSMRSVASKPEGDGGAGLRERQAL; this is encoded by the coding sequence ATGAGCGCACCCGAGCCCAGATTTGCCCGCATCGCCGCCATGATCGGCGATCCCACGCGCGCCCGCATGCTGTCGGCGCTGATGGGCGGCAGCTTCATCGCGGCCGGCGAACTGGCGCGAGCCGCGGGCGTGACGGCGCAGACCGCGAGCAGCCACATCGCCAAGCTGCTGGAGAGCGAGCTCGTCGTGGCGCGCACGCAGGGCCGGCACCGCTACTTCCGACTCGCCGATGCCGACATCGCACATGCGCTGGAGGCGCTGTCGCTGGTGGCCGAGCGCAGCGCCGCGGCCGACAAGTGGGAGCGTGGGGCCTACAAGCCGCTGAAGGCCGCACGCACCTGCTATGGCCACCTGGCGGGCGAGCTCGGCGTGCAGCTTTTCGAGGGGCTGCTGGCGTGCGGCACGCTGCTGCCGGCCGACGGGCAGTTCGCGCTCAGCGAGCGTGGGCGCGAGGAGATGGCAGAACTGGGTGTCGAGGTGCCCGCGGCGGGGCGGCGCTTCGCCTATGCGTGCCTCGACTGGTCGGAGCGGCGCGACCACCTGGCCGGGAGTTTCGCCGTGGCCTTGCTCGACCATGCGCTGGCGCAAGGCTGGGTGCGCCGCGCGGGCGACTCGCGTGCCATCTCGCTCACGCCTTCGGGTGCGAAGGCGTGGTCACGCTGGCTCGGTCAGCGCAGGTCCATGCGGTCGGTGGCGTCGAAGCCCGAGGGCGACGGCGGCGCCGGGTTGCGCGAGCGCCAGGCCTTGTAG
- the queC gene encoding 7-cyano-7-deazaguanine synthase QueC: MTKPRRALVLFSGGQDSTVCLAWALSNFHYVETIGFDYDQRHGIELECRLAVRSQLYANFPTWGGRLGDDHLVDLSLLGQLSDTALTQQRAIEMTSTGLPNTFVPGRNLIFFNFAAAVAYRRELDVMVGGMCETDYSGYPDCRDNTLKALQVALSLGLDTPMGIETPLMWLDKAQTWELAATLGGESLIRLIVEHTHTCYLGDRSQRHEWGYGCGHCPACALRMRGYKAWRSRNPAPPSPSGFDATDRMDLR; this comes from the coding sequence ATGACCAAGCCACGCCGCGCCCTCGTTCTCTTTTCCGGTGGGCAGGACTCCACCGTCTGCCTCGCGTGGGCGCTGTCGAACTTCCACTACGTCGAGACCATCGGCTTCGACTACGACCAGCGCCACGGCATCGAGCTCGAGTGCCGGCTCGCCGTGCGCTCGCAGCTCTATGCCAACTTCCCGACCTGGGGCGGCCGCCTGGGCGACGACCACCTGGTCGACCTATCGCTGCTCGGCCAGCTGTCGGACACGGCGCTCACGCAGCAGCGTGCGATCGAGATGACGTCCACCGGCCTGCCCAACACCTTCGTGCCGGGCCGCAACCTCATCTTCTTCAACTTCGCCGCCGCCGTGGCCTACCGCCGCGAGCTCGACGTGATGGTGGGCGGCATGTGCGAGACCGACTACTCCGGCTACCCCGACTGCCGCGACAACACGCTGAAGGCGCTGCAGGTCGCGCTGAGCCTCGGGCTCGACACGCCCATGGGCATCGAGACGCCGCTCATGTGGCTCGACAAGGCGCAGACCTGGGAGCTCGCGGCCACCCTGGGCGGCGAGTCGCTGATCCGCCTGATCGTCGAGCACACCCACACCTGCTACCTCGGCGACCGCAGCCAGCGCCACGAGTGGGGCTACGGCTGCGGCCACTGCCCCGCGTGTGCGCTGCGCATGCGCGGCTACAAGGCCTGGCGCTCGCGCAACCCGGCGCCGCCGTCGCCCTCGGGCTTCGACGCCACCGACCGCATGGACCTGCGCTGA
- a CDS encoding inositol monophosphatase family protein, whose product MASPDSVFDHVLPLLAEASERAVMPRFRQLREGDVIEKAKDEIVTVADREAEALIERGLLALWPGSRVVGEEACAANPALLQGLDRGVVWLVDPLDGTANFVAGRPVFAVMASLLVEGEAVGAWVLNPVSGERWRAQRGSGCFCDGQRMQVPAERVPLHEARGAVLTRFLPAGLRQQVEAKLGRVGEALPGARCAGVEYPAIITGRQQFAMFYRTLPWDHVPGTLLLQEAGGHVARYDGRAYRAADDGLGLLSAVSEPLWRAVWGALL is encoded by the coding sequence ATGGCCTCCCCCGATTCGGTGTTCGACCACGTGCTGCCGCTGCTGGCCGAGGCCAGCGAACGGGCGGTGATGCCGCGCTTCCGGCAGCTGCGCGAAGGCGATGTGATCGAGAAGGCCAAGGACGAGATCGTCACCGTCGCCGACCGCGAGGCCGAGGCCCTCATCGAACGGGGCCTGCTCGCGCTCTGGCCGGGCTCGCGCGTGGTCGGCGAAGAGGCCTGCGCGGCCAACCCGGCCTTGCTGCAGGGGCTGGACCGGGGCGTGGTGTGGCTGGTCGATCCGCTGGACGGAACGGCCAATTTCGTCGCGGGGCGGCCGGTGTTTGCGGTGATGGCCTCGCTGCTGGTCGAGGGTGAGGCCGTCGGCGCCTGGGTGCTGAACCCGGTCTCGGGCGAGCGCTGGCGGGCGCAGCGTGGCAGCGGCTGCTTCTGCGATGGGCAGCGCATGCAGGTGCCGGCGGAACGCGTGCCATTGCACGAAGCGCGAGGCGCCGTGCTCACCCGGTTCCTGCCGGCGGGGCTCCGGCAGCAGGTCGAGGCGAAGCTCGGGCGGGTGGGCGAGGCACTGCCGGGTGCGCGCTGCGCGGGTGTCGAGTACCCGGCCATCATCACCGGCCGGCAGCAGTTCGCGATGTTCTACCGCACGCTCCCGTGGGACCACGTGCCCGGCACCTTGCTGCTGCAGGAGGCGGGCGGCCATGTGGCACGCTACGACGGCCGTGCGTACCGCGCGGCCGATGACGGGCTGGGGCTGCTGTCGGCGGTGAGCGAGCCGCTGTGGCGCGCCGTGTGGGGCGCGCTGCTGTAG
- a CDS encoding glutamate-5-semialdehyde dehydrogenase, which produces MTSTDLQAAIAHMGAAARAASARMAAASTSAKNTALTALARRLRESAAPLAEANQKDIAAAVAAGLAAPMVDRLRLTEKVIATVAEGCEQIAAMPDPVGEITGVKRRPSGISVGQMRVPLGVFGMIYESRPNVTIEAASLAIKSGNACILRGGSEAIHSNLALWKLVQAALTEAGLPADAVQLVQTTDRAAVGHLIASPESVDVIIPRGGKGLIERISREARVPVIKHLDGNCHVYVDAEVDLELALKVTDNAKTQKYSPCNAAESLLVHEAVAARFLPKIGAVFAAKGVEVRGDTAVLALLKDVPQAKLAEATEQDWSEEYLAPIISAKVVKSLDEAIAHINRYGSHHTDAILTTNHPNAMRFLREVDSASVMVNASTRFADGFEYGLGAEIGISTDKFHARGPVGLEGLTSMKWVVLGQGEVRT; this is translated from the coding sequence ATGACCTCCACCGATCTCCAGGCCGCCATCGCCCACATGGGCGCGGCCGCGCGTGCCGCCAGCGCGCGCATGGCAGCGGCGTCCACCAGCGCCAAGAACACCGCCCTCACCGCCCTGGCGCGGCGGCTGCGCGAGAGCGCGGCACCGCTGGCCGAGGCCAACCAGAAAGACATCGCCGCCGCTGTTGCCGCAGGCCTGGCCGCACCGATGGTCGACCGCCTGCGCCTCACCGAGAAGGTGATCGCGACCGTGGCCGAAGGCTGCGAGCAGATCGCCGCCATGCCCGACCCGGTGGGCGAGATCACCGGCGTGAAGCGCCGCCCGAGCGGCATCAGCGTCGGGCAGATGCGCGTGCCGCTGGGCGTCTTCGGCATGATCTACGAGAGCCGGCCCAACGTGACCATCGAGGCCGCGTCGCTCGCCATCAAGAGCGGCAACGCCTGCATCCTGCGCGGCGGCTCGGAGGCCATCCACTCCAACCTCGCGCTGTGGAAGCTGGTGCAGGCCGCGCTGACCGAAGCCGGCCTGCCGGCCGACGCGGTGCAGCTGGTGCAGACCACCGACCGTGCCGCCGTGGGCCACCTCATCGCGTCGCCGGAGTCGGTGGACGTGATCATTCCGCGCGGCGGCAAGGGCCTCATCGAGCGCATCAGCCGCGAGGCGCGTGTGCCGGTGATCAAGCACCTCGACGGCAACTGCCATGTGTATGTCGACGCTGAGGTCGACCTCGAGCTCGCGCTCAAGGTCACCGACAACGCCAAGACGCAAAAGTACAGCCCCTGCAACGCAGCCGAGTCGCTGCTGGTGCACGAGGCGGTGGCCGCACGGTTCCTGCCGAAGATCGGCGCGGTGTTCGCCGCCAAGGGCGTGGAGGTGCGGGGCGACACCGCCGTGCTGGCGCTCTTGAAAGACGTGCCGCAGGCCAAGCTGGCCGAAGCCACCGAGCAGGACTGGAGCGAGGAGTACCTCGCGCCCATCATCAGCGCCAAGGTGGTGAAGAGCCTCGACGAAGCCATCGCCCACATCAACCGCTACGGCTCGCACCACACCGACGCAATCCTCACGACGAACCATCCGAATGCGATGCGCTTCCTGCGCGAGGTCGATTCGGCCAGCGTGATGGTCAACGCGAGCACGCGATTCGCCGACGGCTTCGAGTACGGCCTGGGCGCCGAAATCGGCATCAGCACCGACAAGTTCCACGCCCGCGGCCCGGTGGGGCTGGAAGGGCTGACCTCGATGAAGTGGGTGGTGCTCGGCCAGGGCGAAGTGCGCACCTGA
- a CDS encoding YceI family protein — translation MRRIPLVGGCLLSWLAFSAHAQPTTYLLDPGHTRVHWEVMHFGTSTSRGRFDDIRGSLELDATAGTGEVSIEVRTASVNTGVPPLDGVMRRSYLASEAHPVAYFVAKRWRWQRDAPLDVRGEFTLRGVSLPLSLRAAQLRCYTHPQLQREVCGADLVAELKRSDFGMTDGLPFIGDTVRLLIQVEAIRQAP, via the coding sequence ATGCGCCGTATTCCCCTCGTGGGTGGGTGCCTGCTCTCGTGGCTGGCCTTTTCTGCGCATGCGCAGCCGACGACCTACCTGCTCGACCCCGGCCACACACGGGTGCACTGGGAGGTGATGCATTTCGGGACCTCGACCAGCCGCGGCCGCTTCGACGACATCCGCGGCAGCCTCGAGCTCGACGCCACGGCCGGCACCGGCGAGGTGTCGATCGAAGTGCGCACCGCCTCGGTCAATACCGGCGTGCCGCCGCTCGACGGGGTGATGCGCCGCAGCTACCTCGCCAGCGAAGCGCACCCGGTGGCGTATTTCGTGGCGAAGCGGTGGCGCTGGCAGCGCGACGCGCCGCTGGACGTGCGCGGCGAGTTCACCCTGCGCGGCGTGTCGCTCCCGCTCAGCCTGCGCGCAGCGCAGCTGCGCTGCTACACGCACCCGCAGCTGCAACGGGAAGTCTGCGGTGCCGACCTCGTGGCAGAGCTCAAGCGCAGCGACTTCGGCATGACCGATGGGCTGCCCTTCATCGGGGACACGGTGCGGCTCCTGATCCAAGTCGAGGCGATCCGCCAGGCGCCTTGA